The following are from one region of the bacterium genome:
- a CDS encoding UPF0280 family protein produces the protein MVEKRKYRELFKSKDLVSFRVNQKETDIYVAVNGREKRKLKSIIAKTEKLVGDYRRDIENYIKNYPIFEVSFRPVAVDSNAPEIIKQMAQAALLANVGPFASVAGAIAGAVGRKLSEEISDVIIENGGDVFIKTSKTRKVGIYYGSKEISNGFGLEVHSPDTPLGICASSGTRGHSFSFGRADVAVAVSNSTALADACATAMGNLVKENRDIAKGINFAKSIEGIKGVVIIKGGQFGFWGDIRIISI, from the coding sequence ATGGTTGAGAAAAGAAAATATCGCGAATTGTTCAAAAGCAAAGACCTGGTGAGCTTCCGAGTTAACCAGAAAGAAACAGACATATACGTAGCTGTAAATGGTAGAGAAAAGAGAAAGCTAAAGAGTATTATCGCCAAAACAGAGAAATTGGTAGGAGATTACCGTCGGGATATTGAAAATTATATAAAGAATTATCCGATTTTTGAAGTAAGTTTTAGACCCGTGGCTGTAGATTCCAATGCTCCAGAAATTATTAAACAGATGGCCCAGGCAGCGCTACTTGCCAATGTAGGTCCCTTTGCCTCAGTAGCCGGAGCAATCGCTGGTGCAGTGGGAAGGAAATTGTCGGAAGAGATTTCCGATGTAATAATTGAAAATGGTGGAGATGTGTTTATAAAAACTAGCAAAACACGCAAAGTGGGAATATATTATGGTTCGAAAGAGATTTCTAACGGATTTGGTCTGGAAGTCCATTCTCCAGATACTCCCCTGGGAATCTGTGCTTCCAGTGGAACTCGTGGCCATTCTTTCAGTTTTGGTCGAGCCGATGTGGCCGTGGCTGTTTCTAATTCCACTGCTTTAGCTGATGCCTGTGCTACAGCTATGGGAAATTTAGTAAAGGAAAATAGAGATATCGCCAAAGGAATCAATTTTGCCAAGAGTATCGAAGGGATTAAGGGAGTAGTTATAATTAAAGGTGGTCAATTTGGATTC
- a CDS encoding RluA family pseudouridine synthase: protein MVSETKEFIVHKGEKGKRLDLYLSSSFPGHSRNSLQKMIVQGDILVNGKTVSRHYKVKEKDVVTINLPPVKPHKAFPEKIPLNIIYEDKAVIVLNKPAGIVVHPACGNYSGTLVNALLYHFPSLDKGKFLDINRVGIVHRLDKDTSGVMVVAKNNTSLSRLAKQFENRKVEKVYLALVFGKIINPEGSIEAPVGRKITDRRKMAVTSISSRQAITDFRVHEILGDFTLLEVRPKTGRTHQIRVHLAHIGHPVVGDSEYGRPAPKNWGVSRQLLHAYKLGFIHPVKKDWVKFTAPLPREFKKVIAQLRKDMKIEGNG from the coding sequence TTGGTTAGCGAGACGAAAGAATTTATTGTGCATAAGGGAGAAAAAGGAAAGAGACTCGATTTATATTTGTCTTCTTCTTTTCCTGGCCATTCCAGAAATTCCCTGCAAAAGATGATTGTCCAGGGAGATATACTGGTTAATGGCAAGACTGTTTCCAGACATTATAAAGTTAAGGAAAAAGATGTAGTAACCATAAATCTACCTCCAGTTAAGCCTCACAAGGCATTTCCTGAGAAGATTCCTCTGAATATCATCTATGAAGATAAAGCTGTAATTGTACTCAATAAACCGGCGGGCATAGTAGTCCATCCCGCATGTGGAAACTATTCGGGCACATTGGTGAATGCTCTTCTATACCATTTTCCTAGTTTAGATAAGGGAAAATTTCTCGATATTAATCGAGTGGGGATTGTTCACCGCCTGGATAAGGACACTTCTGGAGTTATGGTTGTTGCCAAAAATAACACCTCCTTGTCCCGTTTAGCCAAACAGTTTGAAAATAGAAAAGTGGAAAAGGTATACTTGGCCTTAGTTTTTGGGAAAATTATAAATCCCGAAGGAAGTATTGAGGCGCCAGTGGGGAGAAAGATTACAGACCGGAGAAAGATGGCTGTAACCTCGATAAGTAGCCGCCAGGCAATTACTGATTTTAGAGTACATGAAATTTTAGGAGATTTTACACTTTTGGAGGTAAGACCAAAGACAGGGAGGACGCATCAGATAAGGGTCCATCTGGCACACATCGGACATCCTGTTGTAGGAGATAGTGAGTATGGACGGCCTGCTCCAAAGAATTGGGGAGTGAGCCGACAGCTTCTACACGCATATAAATTGGGATTCATTCATCCTGTTAAAAAGGATTGGGTAAAATTTACTGCTCCCCTCCCCAGGGAATTCAAAAAAGTAATTGCTCAGTTAAGAAAGGATATGAAAATAGAAGGGAATGGTTGA